CCCTCGGCTCGCAGGTCGCTGAACGCCGTCTCGCGCCTGCGGGAGCGATTACGGTACTCGTTCTTGAGCAGATTGCTCGCGATCGTGTAGATCCAGGTCGAGAACTTCCGCCCGGAGTCATAGCGCTCGCGCGCGCGATGCACGCGCAGGAAGGTGTCCTGGGCCAGATCCTGCACGCGCTCTTCGTCCTTTAGCCGCTTGAACAGGAACCCTTTGATGAGCGGCTCGTATCGGTTTACCAGGTTTGTGAATGCCTCATGGTCTCCCTCCTGGTAGAGCTCGAAGAGCTCCTCGTCCGGGAGACCGCTGTAATCGACGGGATCCGCCTCGGCCGGGACGGGCGCTACGGTCCCTGCCCCCGAGCTATGCTCGAGCACGGGCGCGACCGCCGTCGTCGAATAGCGCCGGAGTGTAGTAGTCATGGATACAATCTAAGCAAAAGTGCCCCGGAAAGCCACCTCCGCGGGCACTCTTAATGACATCTTAACCAATTTACTTACATACGTTTACCCCGAAACATCCCAAAGTTCCGACCCCCCGGCCGATCTCTGGCCTCGGTGCGGCGATTGCTCCTTGACGGTTCGAGGAGGCCCCGTTAGACTAGCCGGTGCGCCTTGCGCCGCGGCGATTTGTAGCGATTGCTCCGCGTAATAAATGTGCTAAACCGCGGGGGGGTCCCGCGCGGTCGCTGCGCGGGACCCCTTTCCTGCTTAGCCGTCGAGCCCGAAAGGGCGCCCGCGCACCCGCTGGACACGTCGGTCCGCGCCTCACCGCCCGGTCCAAGGCGATCCTTCCGCAGGAGAGCTGGTGGCGTGCGCGTCGATCCGCACGACGGTCGCTGCGACCCGATCGCCCGGCCTCTCCGCTCCGAGCAGGTCGGGCATTTCCTTTACCTAGAATCCAGGAGTTGCCGGGATGAGCAACGGATCAGAAGGCCGCCAGTTGGGGCTGGGGACGCGCGCGGTACAGGCAGCTCAGGAGACCGCCGATCCCGCCACCAAGGCGCGCGCGGTTCCCATCTATGCGACGACATCGTACGTCTTCGATGATCCCGACCATGCCGCCAACCTGTTTGGCCTGCGTGAGTTCGGGAACATCTACACGCGCATCATGAACCCCACCACGGACGTCTTCGAGCGGCGTATGGCCAACCTCGAAGGCGGCGTGGCGGCGGTGGCTTTCGCGAGCGGCCAGTCGGCCGAGACTCTGACCGTTCTCAACCTGGCGCGGGCCGGGCAGAACATCGTCTCGGTGTCGTCGCTCTACGGCGGCACGTTCGCGCTGTTCCGCCATACGCTCCCGCGGATGGGCATCAACACTCACTTCGTGGACAACGATCCGGAAGCCGTGCGTCGAGCGATCGACGAGAACACACGCGCGGTGTTCGTCGAGACGATCGGCAACCCCCGTCTCGACGTGCCGGACCTTCGCGCTCTAGCCGACGTGGCGCACGAGGCCGGGGTGCCGCTCGTCGTCGACAACACCTTCGCCACCCCGATTCTCTGCCGCCCGATCGAACACGGCGCTGACATCGTGCTCCACGCCGCCACCAAGTGGATCGGTGGCCACGGGACCTCGATCGGCGGCATCGTGATCGACGGCGGCACCTTCGACTGGGCCGCGAGCGAGCGCTTCCGCGAGTTCTACGTGGAGCCGGAAGCCGCATATCACGGGCTGAAGTTCGCGGAGACGTTCGGCGACATGGGGGGCGCCAACATCGCCTTCGCCATTCGACTGCGCGTTCTGCTGCTGCGTGACATCGGGCCAGCGCTGTCCCCCTTCAACTCGTTCCTCTTCCTGCAGGGCCTCGAGACACTGCACCTGAGGATGGAGCGGCACAGCGAGAACGCGCTGAAGGTCGCCCGCTTCCTCGAGTCGCACCCGGCGGTGAGTTGGGTGACCTATCCGGGTCTCGAATCGCACCCGAACCACGCGCAGGCCAAGCGGTACCTGAGCGGCGGGTTCGGCGGCACGCTGACCTTCGGGGTGAAGGGCGGCGAGGAGGAGGCTCGCACGGTGATCAAGGAGTTGAAGCTCTTTTCGCTGCTCGCCAACGTGGGTGACACCAAGAGCCTGGTGATCCACCCGTGGACCACCACGCACGAGCAGCTCTCACTGGAGGAGCGTGAGGCGGCAGGGGTCACCGCCGACCTCATCCGGCTGTCCATCGGAATCGAGGACGTGGAGGATCTGATCGACGACCTCGATCGGGCGCTGCGGACCGCCGTGCCCCTCTGAGCGGGCGCCGGAGATGGACGGCGCGGTGAGTCACCGCGTCGTCCATCGAATTCTCTTCAGAAGATCGGAGGCCGTAGGATGAGCGGGAGAACACTCCGGACCCACCATCTGCCCGAGTTCCGCCTGGAATCGGGCGAGGTGCTCACGGAGGTCGTGCAGGCATACCACCTGGACGGCGAGATCAACGCGTCGCGCGACAACCTCGTCATCGTCTTCCATGCCCTCACGGGCTCGGCCGATGCCGTGGGTGACTGGTGGAGCGACGTGTTCGGGCCCGGCCGGGCGATCGACACCCACCGGTATGCCGTGCTGTGCACGAATCTTCTCGGCTCCTGCTACGGTACGACCTTCCGTCGGCCCGAGCCGGGACGCCGACCCCTGATCACCCCGCGCGACCAGGCGCGGCTGATCCACGCGCTCGTCGAGGAGTTGGGCATTCGCTCCGTGGCGCTCACGGCGGGGGGGTCGCTGGGAGGGATGGTGGGGCTCGAGTTTGCCGCTTCCTATCCCGAGCTCACCCGGACCTCAGTGATCTTCGCCGCTCCGGCGGCGCACACCGCCGCGGCGATCGGCTGGAATCACATCCAGCGGCAGGCAATCGCCCTCGGAAGCGAGCAGGGGCTGGCCGTGGCCCGGATGGTCGGGATGATGACCTACCGAACGGCGGTGGAGTTCCAGGAGCGGTTCGGTCGGGAACGCGGGCCGAACGGCTTCCAGGTCGAGTCGTATCTCAACCACCAGGGGGAGAAGCTCGTGAAGCGCTTCGACCCGGAGAGCTACCTGATGCTGATGGACGCCATGGACGCGCACGACGTGGGGCGCGGACGCGGCGGCTTCGTCGAAGCCCTGCGCGCGGTTCGCGGCAGGTTGATCGGGGTCGGCATCCCCGGAGACATCCTCTACTCGGATGAGGACGTACGAGCCTGGACCGATCCCGTCGGCGCGGAGTACCGGCAAATCGACTCGATTCACGGACACGACGCCTTCCTCATCGAGGTGGACCAGGTGGCAGCGATCCTGGCAGACGCCCTCGAGGAAGCGACCCCTTCGGCCCGTCTGGCGACCGGTGCCTGACCTGGGGCTGTGGCTCGGCCGCCGCTTCCAGAGGCGAGCGCTTCGCGCCGATGGCGGACGGGAGGCGCCCCGCGACCCGCCACGAAGAGCCGTCCCTCCCTGGAAGCGCTGGCTGCTGGCGATCGCCGCGCTCCTGGTCGCCGGACTCCTGCTGACACTCGCCGAACACGAATTCCTATCCCCGCTCACCCGCTGGTTCGCCAGCCTGGGGGCAGCCGCTCCGATCACCTTCATCCTCCTCTACATCGGCCTCACCGTCGCACTCGTCCCCAATTCGTTCCTCACCGTAGCCTCCGGCGCGCTCTTCGGGTTCGTCTGGGGGACAGTGTACTCCTTCGTCGCGTCGGTGCTGGGCGCCGCTGCGGCTTTCCTCGTCTCGCGCTACCTCCTCCGGGATCGGCTCGCCCGCAGGATGCTCGCAGAGCCTCGCTTCCAGCGCGTCGACCGCGCTATCTGCCGCCGCGGCCTCCGGGTGGTGCTGCTGATCCGCCTCTCCCCGGTTCTCCCCTTCTCGCTCCTCAACTATGTTCTCGGCCTCAGCCACGTGCGCTTGCGCGACTACCTGTTGGGATCGATTTCGATGCTCCCGGGCACCGCGCTGTACGTGTATCCCGGGATGGTCGCGGGGGAGTTGATCGCGGTCGGCACGGGGCGGGCGGAGCTGCGGGAGACCGCGCACTACGTCTCCCTCGCCGCGGGCCTGGCCCTGACCGCCATCGCCGTCGTCCTGCTGACCAGGACGACGCAGCGTGCCCTGCGCGAAGAGACCGCGGCCGCGGAGGCGGCGACCGGACCGGGTTGAACCGGTACGTTGGGTGAGCCGGTGCGCTTACCGCCGTGCACCTGCGGGCTTGTCCTGATGTGGACTGAATCCTGCCATCAGGCTCGCGCCATGCGCCCGGTGATCCGACACCCGAGGGGCGCCGTCGATCTGAACACTCTTCGAACAATCGTGATGCGGAGCACCGTTACGATTCTTCTGCTGCTGACGTCGCTGGTGGTCGGCGGCTGCAGCGACTCGACAGGACCCCAGACCTTCTCGATTTCGGGTACCTGGACGAGCGTCGGCTTCGCCGGGGCGGACTTCAGCATGACGGTCGTGGAGACAGCGCGGGCAGTGGAGGGGGCGGGCTACCGCATCACCGGAGGCCAGGCCACGGCATACCGGGTGTTCGGCGCGAACGCGGGCCAGCGCGCTTCCCTGCTCCTCGATTTCGACGACCAGGAGGACATCAACTTCGAAGGCACCTTCGAACGACAGGAGAATGCGACAGTCCTGGAGGGGCTGCTCTTCGGGGGAGGATACAGCGGCGCGCCGATCACCTTTCAGCGCGAGGAGAACTGAGGCAAGCGGTCAGATCGGCAGCGGAAGGGTGAAGTAGAAGGTGCTCCCGGCGCCGGCGACGCTGTGCACCCAGCACTCGCCTCCATGAGCCTGCACCAGCCCGCGCACGATGGTCAGGCCCAGCCCTGAGCCGGCGGAGCGCCGCTCACTCGACGCTCCGCGCCAGTGGCGATCGAACACGTGTGGAAGGTCCTCTGCCGGAATTCCCTCGCCATCGTCCTGCACACAGAACCTCACCACTCCAACGTCCTCCACGGCGGTGACGGCAATCCGCCCACCCCGCTGAGTGAAATCCAGTGAGTTGGTCACCAGGTTCGAGAGCACCTGGACGATACGGATATGGTCGGCCAGGGGCGGCACCTCGAGCTCGGGAAGATCGACGGACCAGCGAATCCCCCGCTCCTGTGCCAGCGGGGCGAACATCTCGTGGATCTCGAAGGCGAGGGCGGTCATGTCGAGCGGAGCCAGGTGCAGGGAGAGCCTG
The sequence above is a segment of the Longimicrobiaceae bacterium genome. Coding sequences within it:
- a CDS encoding sigma-70 family RNA polymerase sigma factor produces the protein MTTTLRRYSTTAVAPVLEHSSGAGTVAPVPAEADPVDYSGLPDEELFELYQEGDHEAFTNLVNRYEPLIKGFLFKRLKDEERVQDLAQDTFLRVHRARERYDSGRKFSTWIYTIASNLLKNEYRNRSRRRETAFSDLRAEGTAPRPVEFESDSVDPERFAYRGELREAIEEAIDQLEDHHRIPFVMREVEDRTYEEISEAIGVPVGTVKSRLFRARNAFQALLPISLS
- a CDS encoding TVP38/TMEM64 family protein — its product is MPDLGLWLGRRFQRRALRADGGREAPRDPPRRAVPPWKRWLLAIAALLVAGLLLTLAEHEFLSPLTRWFASLGAAAPITFILLYIGLTVALVPNSFLTVASGALFGFVWGTVYSFVASVLGAAAAFLVSRYLLRDRLARRMLAEPRFQRVDRAICRRGLRVVLLIRLSPVLPFSLLNYVLGLSHVRLRDYLLGSISMLPGTALYVYPGMVAGELIAVGTGRAELRETAHYVSLAAGLALTAIAVVLLTRTTQRALREETAAAEAATGPG
- the metX gene encoding homoserine O-acetyltransferase, with protein sequence MSGRTLRTHHLPEFRLESGEVLTEVVQAYHLDGEINASRDNLVIVFHALTGSADAVGDWWSDVFGPGRAIDTHRYAVLCTNLLGSCYGTTFRRPEPGRRPLITPRDQARLIHALVEELGIRSVALTAGGSLGGMVGLEFAASYPELTRTSVIFAAPAAHTAAAIGWNHIQRQAIALGSEQGLAVARMVGMMTYRTAVEFQERFGRERGPNGFQVESYLNHQGEKLVKRFDPESYLMLMDAMDAHDVGRGRGGFVEALRAVRGRLIGVGIPGDILYSDEDVRAWTDPVGAEYRQIDSIHGHDAFLIEVDQVAAILADALEEATPSARLATGA
- a CDS encoding O-acetylhomoserine aminocarboxypropyltransferase/cysteine synthase family protein, whose amino-acid sequence is MSNGSEGRQLGLGTRAVQAAQETADPATKARAVPIYATTSYVFDDPDHAANLFGLREFGNIYTRIMNPTTDVFERRMANLEGGVAAVAFASGQSAETLTVLNLARAGQNIVSVSSLYGGTFALFRHTLPRMGINTHFVDNDPEAVRRAIDENTRAVFVETIGNPRLDVPDLRALADVAHEAGVPLVVDNTFATPILCRPIEHGADIVLHAATKWIGGHGTSIGGIVIDGGTFDWAASERFREFYVEPEAAYHGLKFAETFGDMGGANIAFAIRLRVLLLRDIGPALSPFNSFLFLQGLETLHLRMERHSENALKVARFLESHPAVSWVTYPGLESHPNHAQAKRYLSGGFGGTLTFGVKGGEEEARTVIKELKLFSLLANVGDTKSLVIHPWTTTHEQLSLEEREAAGVTADLIRLSIGIEDVEDLIDDLDRALRTAVPL